One window of the Streptomyces sp. ITFR-21 genome contains the following:
- a CDS encoding NAD(P)H-binding protein — translation MRLLELTPLLRGPEPGAVIDTRPWNSAAALRSAAAERGHRLTRLEPGPAAAGPITDALAGVDGVLIAPQSTPQPDTPTAGRDLAAALLPLIRTAAPAAHLVLVSHFLVGHGRNHPNGKPGTWALRDVEHALRAGPSGWTILRPTWLSQDSPGSYAVRLSQDPLADGLVTSGDIAAVVLAAFESPAAARGLTAAVHSVPAAQPVADTGGLFAGLLPDAESAGVR, via the coding sequence ATGCGACTGCTCGAACTCACCCCTCTCCTGCGCGGCCCTGAACCCGGCGCGGTCATCGACACCAGGCCGTGGAACTCCGCGGCCGCCCTGCGCTCCGCCGCCGCCGAGCGCGGCCACCGGCTGACCCGGCTGGAGCCGGGCCCGGCCGCCGCCGGGCCGATCACCGACGCACTCGCCGGCGTCGACGGCGTGCTCATCGCGCCGCAGTCGACACCGCAGCCCGACACCCCGACCGCCGGCCGCGACCTTGCGGCGGCCCTGCTGCCGCTGATACGGACCGCCGCCCCGGCCGCGCACCTCGTCCTGGTCAGCCACTTCCTGGTCGGCCACGGACGCAACCACCCCAACGGCAAGCCCGGTACCTGGGCGCTGCGCGACGTCGAGCACGCGCTGCGCGCCGGGCCCTCCGGCTGGACGATCCTGCGTCCCACCTGGCTCTCGCAGGACTCGCCCGGTTCGTACGCGGTGCGCCTGAGCCAGGACCCGCTCGCCGACGGCCTCGTCACCTCGGGCGACATCGCGGCCGTGGTACTGGCCGCTTTCGAGTCGCCGGCGGCCGCGCGCGGGCTGACCGCCGCGGTCCACAGCGTCCCGGCGGCACAGCCGGTCGCGGACACCGGCGGCCTCTTCGCCGGCCTGCTGCCCGACGCCGAGTCCGCGGGGGTCCGATGA
- a CDS encoding ABC transporter substrate-binding protein yields the protein MSRPRSRFRRLILPRRTAVVLIAPALAVSMAACGGSDTAGPSGGKQRTVVIAVPADVTSLDPGLASGSKNSLTLVREFYSSLTQFDRTGKLVGDLATSWSQDGPNAWTFELRPGARFQDGEALDARTIAWNFERAKKDAKLTAAQRIVSAVTGVQVLSPTEITFTTGKQTYLNLPGLVSGWLFLPQKWAATHDPDTEVNASGPYRLTSFKPNGSVGLTANATYYGTRPALQNVRYRVFSDQSSLISGLLGGSIDVVPGLDPSQLEQIKATGKYTVGGVPGLRIHYLSINASKKPWNDVRVREAATIAIDRATITKTVLKGYTVPANRQLFSPTYNGYQKDLTPWPYDPQKARRLLKDAGAVGTKLQISLAAYQYAGSQRTSEVIADELNAVGFDAKVEVLPIAQWSDKKATDATAAALTYNGEASPSNSSAEVLTHYESSVIFPTSNLRGPQDKTLDDDIVRAWTASTPDEQATYVKAATDRINDTFRAIDLWQQPQTFAAAKDLAYTPRADDLDLAYEIGWAE from the coding sequence GTGTCACGTCCCCGTTCCCGGTTCCGCCGCCTCATCCTCCCGCGCCGGACCGCCGTCGTCCTGATCGCACCGGCCCTCGCCGTGAGCATGGCCGCCTGCGGCGGCTCCGACACCGCCGGCCCGTCCGGCGGCAAGCAGCGCACCGTCGTCATCGCCGTGCCCGCCGACGTCACCAGCCTCGACCCCGGCCTGGCCTCGGGAAGCAAGAACAGCCTGACCCTGGTCCGGGAGTTCTACTCCTCACTGACCCAGTTCGACCGCACCGGCAAACTCGTCGGTGATCTCGCCACCTCCTGGAGCCAGGACGGTCCCAACGCCTGGACGTTCGAGCTGCGCCCCGGCGCGAGGTTCCAGGACGGCGAGGCACTCGACGCCCGTACCATCGCCTGGAACTTCGAACGGGCCAAGAAAGACGCCAAGCTCACCGCGGCCCAGCGCATCGTCTCCGCGGTCACCGGGGTCCAGGTCCTCTCGCCCACCGAAATCACCTTCACCACGGGCAAACAGACCTACCTCAACCTCCCCGGGCTGGTCAGCGGCTGGCTGTTCCTGCCGCAGAAGTGGGCCGCGACCCACGACCCCGACACCGAGGTCAACGCCTCCGGCCCCTACCGGCTGACCTCGTTCAAGCCCAACGGGTCGGTCGGGCTCACCGCCAACGCCACCTACTACGGCACCAGGCCGGCCCTGCAGAACGTCCGTTACCGCGTCTTCAGCGACCAGTCGTCGCTGATCTCCGGACTGCTCGGCGGCTCCATCGACGTCGTGCCCGGCCTCGACCCCAGCCAGCTCGAACAGATCAAGGCCACCGGCAAGTACACCGTCGGCGGTGTCCCCGGCCTGCGCATCCACTACCTGTCGATCAATGCGAGCAAGAAGCCGTGGAACGACGTCCGGGTGCGTGAGGCGGCCACCATCGCGATCGACCGCGCCACCATCACCAAGACGGTGCTCAAGGGCTACACCGTCCCCGCCAACCGGCAGCTGTTCTCGCCGACGTACAACGGCTACCAGAAGGACCTGACACCCTGGCCGTACGACCCGCAGAAGGCCAGGCGACTGCTGAAGGACGCCGGAGCGGTCGGCACCAAGCTGCAGATCTCGCTGGCCGCCTACCAGTACGCGGGCAGCCAGCGCACCTCCGAGGTCATCGCCGACGAGCTCAACGCCGTCGGGTTCGACGCCAAGGTGGAGGTGCTGCCGATCGCCCAGTGGAGCGACAAGAAGGCGACCGACGCGACCGCGGCGGCCCTGACGTACAACGGTGAGGCGTCACCGTCGAACTCCAGTGCCGAAGTCCTCACCCACTACGAGTCCTCGGTCATCTTCCCGACCTCCAACCTGCGTGGCCCGCAGGACAAGACGCTCGACGACGACATCGTCAGGGCGTGGACCGCCTCCACGCCCGACGAGCAGGCCACGTACGTCAAAGCGGCGACCGACCGGATCAACGACACCTTCCGGGCCATCGACCTGTGGCAGCAGCCCCAGACCTTCGCGGCGGCCAAGGATCTCGCCTACACCCCGCGCGCCGACGACCTCGACCTCGCCTACGAGATCGGCTGGGCCGAGTAG
- a CDS encoding aldo/keto reductase gives MTYRQLGTTGVRVSPLTLGALNFGKRTPQQYADSKAVLHAALDAGINIVDTSDSYHAGESEEVVGEVLRERGRDDVIVATKFNRPNGDDPNRRGNSRRWILHAVDASLKRLGTDWIDLYQAHRPDPDTDIAETVDVLTDLVRAGKIRYFGTSTFQAHELVEAQWAAADRHLNRPVTEQPPYSILVRGIERAVLPVAREHRIAVLPWSPLAAGWLSGKYPGSGGPGWSRRLARQPHRADPSNAANQDKAAAVRALTRLADEAGLSLVHLSIAFVLQHPAVTSAIIGPRVVDHLKAALGAPQAVLGADVLDRIDAIVPPGTTVNPTDDGHVPPSLTDPALRRRGAPLPD, from the coding sequence ATGACCTACCGACAGCTCGGCACCACCGGCGTCCGCGTCAGTCCACTGACGCTCGGCGCCCTGAACTTCGGCAAGAGGACGCCCCAGCAGTACGCGGACAGCAAGGCCGTGCTGCACGCCGCCCTCGACGCCGGCATCAACATCGTCGACACCTCGGACTCCTACCACGCCGGGGAGTCCGAGGAGGTCGTCGGCGAAGTGCTCCGGGAGCGGGGCCGTGACGACGTCATCGTGGCCACCAAGTTCAACCGGCCCAACGGCGACGACCCCAACCGGCGCGGCAACTCGCGCCGCTGGATCCTCCACGCCGTGGACGCCAGCCTCAAGCGCCTCGGCACCGACTGGATCGACCTGTACCAGGCCCACCGCCCCGACCCCGACACCGACATCGCCGAGACCGTCGACGTGCTCACCGACCTGGTGCGCGCCGGGAAGATCCGCTACTTCGGCACCTCCACCTTCCAGGCCCACGAACTGGTCGAGGCCCAGTGGGCGGCCGCGGACCGGCACCTGAACCGCCCGGTGACCGAACAGCCGCCGTACTCGATCCTGGTCCGCGGCATCGAGCGGGCGGTGCTGCCCGTCGCGCGCGAGCACCGCATCGCCGTCCTGCCGTGGAGTCCGCTCGCCGCCGGCTGGCTCTCGGGGAAGTATCCCGGCTCCGGGGGACCCGGGTGGTCCCGGCGGCTGGCCCGCCAACCGCACCGCGCCGACCCCTCCAACGCGGCCAACCAGGACAAGGCAGCCGCCGTAAGGGCCCTCACCCGGCTCGCCGACGAGGCCGGACTGTCGCTGGTCCACCTTTCGATCGCCTTCGTGCTCCAGCACCCGGCGGTCACCAGCGCGATCATCGGCCCGCGCGTCGTCGACCACCTCAAGGCCGCCCTTGGCGCGCCGCAGGCGGTGCTCGGCGCCGACGTGCTCGACCGGATCGACGCGATCGTGCCGCCCGGAACCACGGTCAACCCGACCGACGACGGGCATGTGCCGCCGTCGCTGACCGACCCCGCACTGCGCCGTCGCGGCGCCCCGTTGCCCGACTGA